From Carassius gibelio isolate Cgi1373 ecotype wild population from Czech Republic chromosome B23, carGib1.2-hapl.c, whole genome shotgun sequence, the proteins below share one genomic window:
- the tcf21 gene encoding transcription factor 21, whose protein sequence is MSTGSISDVDEFHESELLDGLFKFGSGKDTSNESTEDSSNCEGASVTECTGKRRKSAAMRKSAPNGVAQEGKQVQRNAANARERARMRVLSKAFSRLKTTLPWVPPDTKLSKLDTLRLASSYIAHLRQILANDKYESGYIHPVNLTWPFMVAGKPENELKEMLNTTRLCGTTAS, encoded by the exons ATGTCCACCGGCTCCATCAGCGATGTGGATGAATTTCACGAGTCCGAGCTGCTGGATGGTCTTTTTAAATTCGGTTCCGGCAAAGATACATCAAATGAGAGCACGGAGGACAGTTCCAACTGCGAAGGGGCATCGGTTACAGAATGTACGGGGAAAAGGCGCAAATCAGCCGCGATGCGTAAATCGGCGCCCAATGGTGTGGCCCAAGAGGGCAAGCAGGTCCAGAGGAACGCGGCGAACGCGCGCGAGAGGGCGAGGATGCGCGTGCTGAGCAAAGCTTTCTCCAGGTTGAAGACGACGTTACCGTGGGTTCCCCCCGACACCAAACTCTCCAAGCTGGACACGCTACGACTGGCCTCCAGCTACATCGCGCACCTGCGACAGATACTCGCCAACGACAAATACGAGAGTGGCTACATACATCCAGTCAACCTG ACGTGGCCATTTATGGTGGCAGGCAAACCAGAAAATGAACTTAAAGAAATGCTGAATACTACACGTTTATGTGGGACTACAGCTTCCTGA